The window GTGAAATAGCAATTGTAAATTTTACTAATCCAAAATATCTAAAAAAAGTAGGCAATAATCTATATGAATTGCCAGCTGAGAGACTAAATGAAAGACAAAGTATAAATAATAACAATGTAGTTTTGAGTGGGTTTATTGAAAAAAGCAATATCAATCCCGTAGAAGAGATGACTGCATTAATTAGCACAAATAGATTGGTAGATATGTATTCCAAAGTAATGAAAACATATCAAGATGACCTTAACACTGAAGCAATAACAAAACTAGCACAAAAAGGATAAAAGATGATTAGAGCATTACACACAGCCGCAACTGGAATGATAGGCATGCAAACACAAGTTGATACAACATCAAATAATATAGCAAATGTTAATACTATAGGATATAAAAAACAAAGGGCTGAATTTGCTGATTTATTTTATCAAACTATGCAATATGCCGGAACTTCAACTTCACAAACCACTATAGCACCAACAGGAATTGAAATCGGGCTTGGAGTAAGACCGCTAGCTATTGCTAAACATTTTTCACAAGGCAATCCAAAAGAAACAGAAAACAATCTAGATTTAGCCATAATGGGGAGAGGTTTTTTTCAAATTGAAATGCCAGATGGAACAACAGCTTATACAAGAAGTGGAAGTTTTAAGCTTGATAATGAAGGTAATATAGTAACAAGCGAAGGCTATATGCTAATACCAAATATCACAATACCAGAAGATGCAACACAAATAAACATCGGCACAGATGGAACAATAAGTGTTTTGCAAGCTAACTCAACAGAATTAAATACGATTGGACAAATAGAAACAACAATCTTTATAAATCCTGCAGGGCTTCACTCGCTAGGTGATAATCTATATATCAATACAAATGCTTCTGGTGAGCCAATAAATGGGATTCCAGGAAATGAAGGATTTGGTATGTTAAGGCAAGGATTTATTGAGATGAGTAATGTAAAATTAGTAGAAGAAATGACAGATTTAATTACTGGACAAAGAGCTTATGAGGCAAATTCAAAAACTATACAAACAGCAGATTCTATGTTGCAAACTATAAATGGGCTAAAGCGAGCATAAGATATAGTTAATTGCTCACATTATTAGCACAGCTTCTCTTGCAAGATTCGCTACTTGTAGTATTTTTTCCATATGTTGTATTGCAATTTTGCATGCAACCTTTCATTTTTACAGCTCTACACATTCCCCTGCTTTTATCACAATTTCCCAAACACTCTACTCTAGTTTTACCACTTTGCAGGCATTTATTTAGACAATTATTATAAACTTCATTGCAGTTACTAGATGTAAAACCAAACTGCTCTCTATTATCACAACCAGCTATTAACAAAGCAATAGTAATAATAAAAACAATTTTTTTCATAAAAATCCAATCAATAAAAGTATTAATGATTATAACACAAATAAGAAAGAAATAAAGAAGTGGCGACCCCTAGAAGATTTGAACTTCTGTCTCTACTGTGAAAGAGTAGTATCCTTGACCGCTAGATGAAGGGGTCAATGATAATGGCGGAACGGACGAGGCTCGAACTCGCGACCCCCTGCGTGACAGGCAGGTATTCTAACCAGCTGAACTACCGCTCCATGGTGGTCGCTACAAGACTCGAACTTGTGACATCTACCTTGTAAGGGTAGCGCTCTACCAACTGAGCTAAGCGACCAAATGGTGACCTCTAGGGGATTTGAACCCCTGTAACCACCGTGAAAGGGTGGTATCCTAACCGCTAGATGAAGAGGCCTAAAAATGATTAATGGTGACCCGTGTTGGATTCGAACCAACGGCCCATTCCTTAAAAGGGAATTGCTCTACCTGCTGAGCTAACGGGTCATTTAAAGATTTGTATCTTATTAGGGTTTGATTTTAAAAGTAGTAATTATAATGGCTTTAATACTTTTTGTCAATATTGTTATATAATAATTCAATTGCTACATTTGAAGCACTTAATTGGACTTCTTCCCTGCTGCCTTTAAATTCCTTTTTTATAATAATAGAATCTTTGTTTCTCTCTTTAAATCCAATAAATACATCTCCCACTTTAATATCTCTAAAATTACTACCACTTGCAAGACCACTTGTAGCAAGCCCAAAAGTAGAATCTGTAAGATTCATAATGCCTTGCAACATTGCTTCTATAACCTCATTGCTATATGGTGAATATAAATCCAAAAGTTCTTTTTTTACACCTAGAATCTTCATTTTTGCTAGATTTTGATAGCTTACAACACTTCCTACAAATACATTTGAAGCACCGCTTATTTTTGTAAATTGATAGCTAAGCAGACCACCTGTGCAAGATTCTGCAATCGATAAAGTTTGATTACTTTTTTTAAAAATTTCTATTACAATTTTGGATAAATCTTCTCTCATAATACACTTTTATCTGGCAGTTTAGTATTATAATTATACAAAAATATTTATGGAGGGCTACATGAAAAAACAAATAACAATGCGACCAGAGGATAATAAAGAAAATGTATATAAAGATCGTAATCATAAAATGGTTTTTAAAAGAAAATTTTATGAGCAAGAATTATACAAACTCGAAATTGAACTTTTAAAATTGCAAAAATGGGTGATAACAAATAATAAAAGAATTCTAATAATAATGGAAGGTAGAGATGGTGCAGGAAAAGGTGGAACTATAAAAGCGCTTACAGAGAAATTAAACCCTAGAGGATTTAGAATTGTTGCATTACAAAAGCCAACAGATTCTGAAAAAAAAGATTGGTATTTTAAAAGATATATTTCAGAGCTTCCAAAGCCCGGAGAAATCGTGTTATTTGATAGAAGTTGGTATAATCGTGCTGGGGTGGAGAGAGTGATGGGATTTTGCACGCAAGAAGAATATAAAGAATTTATATATCAAGTATTAAATCTTGAGCAAATGCTAATTACAAGTGGATTGCATATATTTAAATATTTTTTAAATGTATCGCGAAATGAGCAAAAAAGAAGGATTGAAAGACGAAAAACAGACCCACTTAGAATGTGGAAGCTAAGCTCTATTGATAACAAATCATTAAATCTATGGGATGAATATACAGATGCTTTTCAAAAAATGTTTTCACGTACACACAATGCAGAATCCCCATGGATTATGGTAGATTCTACAGATAAAAAAAGAGCAAGAATAAATATCGCTAGAGATTTATTATCAAAAATAGATTATGATGGCAAAGACCAAAGCAAAGTATGCCTTCTTGCAGACCCAAACATAGTAAGCCAATATTCTCAAGCAAATTTTATAAAAAATAATGATAAGAAAAAACAGGATTTAAAAAATAAAACTCAAAATAAATAAAAAAGTAAGATTTATAGATTCTAATAATTTTTGCATATTATGCAAGATTCTTTAGAAAAAATAATAAAATCTATATTTTAGTCCTAGATTCTAGTGCTCGAGATAAAGAGAGTTTATCGATATTATCCAAACCAACACCTGTTGGCACACCTTGTGCAATTTTAGAAAATTTAAGATTCTCACCTTTTAAATACTCTTCTATATATAAAATCATAGCATCACTAGCAAGAGATGGACTAAAAGCAAATATAATCTCTTTGACATCATAAGACTTTATATTTGCAATAATATTTTTAAAATCTATGCTATCTAGTTCCTCTATGACTAGATAGAATCCATCAAATACATTTGCCTCTTCAATTACTAATATATCTTTTGGATTTCCAACTATACACAATATCCCACGATAAAGACGACTTTCATCACTACAAATATGACAAAGACTGCTTTGACTGATGCCACCACAAATATCACATCTTTGGATATTATTCACAGCATCTTCTAAACAATGTGCTAGATTTAGTGCAAGAACTTTATTTTCTATTGCAAGCGTGTATGCAATCTTTAGAGCAGATTTTCTACCAATACTTGGGATCTGCTCTAATTGCTCTATTAATAATTCAAATTTATCTTTTTTCATTGATAAATTGTAGCATAAATAAAAATTACAATGGAATATTGTATTGTCTTAATATATTTTGTGCCTCAATCATTTCATCATTTGTCGGCACTCTTGTATTTTCTAATTTATATTGAATCTGCAATTCTTTATATTTATAACTGCCTAATTGGTGAAATGGTATTAACTGAACTTTTTGAATACAAGAATATTTATTTAATAATTCCCCTAATTTATGTATCTTATCTATGCTTAAAGTATATCCAGGAACACAAACATACCTTATCCATACACATTTATTGATGCTTTGTGCATATTCTAATGTCTTTAGTGTATTTTGATTGCTATGCTCGGTTAAAACAATGCAGTCATTTTCATCAACTTCTTTTATATCAAGAAGCAACATATTTGCTTTATCTATGCACTTTTTTGAATACTTTAAATCAATAAAACCATTTGTATCAATAGCAGTGTGAAATCCTAGAATCTCAAGTGCTTCAAGCAATGAATATAAAAATTCATGTTGAAACAAAGGCTCTCCACCTGATATGGTTACACCACCATTTTTGTAGAATTTCTTGTAGGCAAGTATATTTTTTAATATATTTTTTGCACTTATTTCTGTGCCACCTTGTGGATTCCAAGAATCTGGATTATGGCAATAAAGACATCTTAAATAACAACCTTGTAAAAATAATACAAATCTTATCCCAGGTCCATCAACTGCACCAAAAGTCTCAATTGAATGAACCCTGCCTTTTATTTTTTTATAATTATTTAGTATCTCTTCTTTATTTATTTTTGACATTTAAACCTAAATTCTACATTCTTTGATGAAACGTTCGAGATATAACATCTTCTTGCTGCTCTCTTGTTAATTTAATAAAATTAACAGCATACCCACTTACACGAATAGTAAGCTGTGGATATTTTTCTGGATAAATCATCGCATCTTTTAATACATCTTTTTGCAATACATTTACATTTAGATGATATCCACCATCACTAAAATATCCATCCATTAGCTGGACTAGATTCTGCCTTTGAGATTTATCATCACTGCCTATTGCACTTGGGATAATAGAAAATGTATTTGAGATTCCATCTTGAGAATATTTAAATGGTATCTTTGCAACAGAGCAAAAACTAGCTACACAACCACTGCTATCTCTTCCATGCATAGGATTAGCCCCCGGAGCAAATGGCTCTCCAGCTTTTCTACCATCAGGTGTAGTTCCTGTTTTCTTTCCATATACAACATTTGAAGTGATAGTTAAGACACTCATTGTAGAAATAGAATCTCTATATGTATCGTGCAATGCTAATCTTTGAGAAAAGATCTTTACTAT of the Helicobacter sp. MIT 99-5507 genome contains:
- a CDS encoding CinA family protein, producing MREDLSKIVIEIFKKSNQTLSIAESCTGGLLSYQFTKISGASNVFVGSVVSYQNLAKMKILGVKKELLDLYSPYSNEVIEAMLQGIMNLTDSTFGLATSGLASGSNFRDIKVGDVFIGFKERNKDSIIIKKEFKGSREEVQLSASNVAIELLYNNIDKKY
- the pflA gene encoding pyruvate formate-lyase-activating protein, whose protein sequence is MSKINKEEILNNYKKIKGRVHSIETFGAVDGPGIRFVLFLQGCYLRCLYCHNPDSWNPQGGTEISAKNILKNILAYKKFYKNGGVTISGGEPLFQHEFLYSLLEALEILGFHTAIDTNGFIDLKYSKKCIDKANMLLLDIKEVDENDCIVLTEHSNQNTLKTLEYAQSINKCVWIRYVCVPGYTLSIDKIHKLGELLNKYSCIQKVQLIPFHQLGSYKYKELQIQYKLENTRVPTNDEMIEAQNILRQYNIPL
- the ppk2 gene encoding polyphosphate kinase 2, coding for MKKQITMRPEDNKENVYKDRNHKMVFKRKFYEQELYKLEIELLKLQKWVITNNKRILIIMEGRDGAGKGGTIKALTEKLNPRGFRIVALQKPTDSEKKDWYFKRYISELPKPGEIVLFDRSWYNRAGVERVMGFCTQEEYKEFIYQVLNLEQMLITSGLHIFKYFLNVSRNEQKRRIERRKTDPLRMWKLSSIDNKSLNLWDEYTDAFQKMFSRTHNAESPWIMVDSTDKKRARINIARDLLSKIDYDGKDQSKVCLLADPNIVSQYSQANFIKNNDKKKQDLKNKTQNK
- the flgG gene encoding flagellar basal-body rod protein FlgG, whose protein sequence is MIRALHTAATGMIGMQTQVDTTSNNIANVNTIGYKKQRAEFADLFYQTMQYAGTSTSQTTIAPTGIEIGLGVRPLAIAKHFSQGNPKETENNLDLAIMGRGFFQIEMPDGTTAYTRSGSFKLDNEGNIVTSEGYMLIPNITIPEDATQINIGTDGTISVLQANSTELNTIGQIETTIFINPAGLHSLGDNLYINTNASGEPINGIPGNEGFGMLRQGFIEMSNVKLVEEMTDLITGQRAYEANSKTIQTADSMLQTINGLKRA
- the recR gene encoding recombination mediator RecR — translated: MKKDKFELLIEQLEQIPSIGRKSALKIAYTLAIENKVLALNLAHCLEDAVNNIQRCDICGGISQSSLCHICSDESRLYRGILCIVGNPKDILVIEEANVFDGFYLVIEELDSIDFKNIIANIKSYDVKEIIFAFSPSLASDAMILYIEEYLKGENLKFSKIAQGVPTGVGLDNIDKLSLSRALESRTKI